A region of Necator americanus strain Aroian chromosome I, whole genome shotgun sequence DNA encodes the following proteins:
- a CDS encoding hypothetical protein (NECATOR_CHRI.G332.T2): MFLRYHLDENGRRVYTLKKTAPDGKETLSAHPARFSPEDKYSKYRAVKLSFYLFCLKEFHTPRTTLTYQQWTKRRLIISFAVFFIGWKTFGVLLNDMLFWTVDEETGEGHMLTPAEGRLRRQQLERERDREKSRSKVLPKFDFDD, from the exons ATGTTTCTGAGATACCATTTGGACGAGAACGGCAGACGTGTTTATACCCTGAAG aAGACAGCTCCTGACGGGAAAGAAACTTTGTCTGCCCATCCTGCTCGCTTCTCTCCTGAGGACAAATACAGCAAATATCGT GCTGTAAAACTGTCATTTT ATTTGTTTTGCTTGAAGGAATTTCATA CTCCTCGCACGACACTCACCTATCAGCAG TGGACAAAACGTCGTCTTATCATCTCATTTGCGGTGTTTTTTATCGGATGGAAAACGTTTGGTGTGTTGTTGAATGATATGTTGTTCTGGACAGTTGATGAGGAGACTGGTGAGGGACATATGCTAACACCAGCAGAGGGACGATTACGCAG GCAACAACTTGAGCGTGAACGTGATCGTGAGAAAAGTCGCAGCAAAGTGTTACctaaatttgattttgatgacTAG
- a CDS encoding hypothetical protein (NECATOR_CHRI.G332.T1) — protein MLFWEWRRIIRQFVRNSAPRTTLTYQQWTKRRLIISFAVFFIGWKTFGVLLNDMLFWTVDEETGEGHMLTPAEGRLRRQQLERERDREKSRSKVLPKFDFDD, from the exons ATGCTTTTCTGGGAGTGGAGACGTATCATTAGGCAATTTGTTCGTAATTCAGCTCCTCGCACGACACTCACCTATCAGCAG TGGACAAAACGTCGTCTTATCATCTCATTTGCGGTGTTTTTTATCGGATGGAAAACGTTTGGTGTGTTGTTGAATGATATGTTGTTCTGGACAGTTGATGAGGAGACTGGTGAGGGACATATGCTAACACCAGCAGAGGGACGATTACGCAG GCAACAACTTGAGCGTGAACGTGATCGTGAGAAAAGTCGCAGCAAAGTGTTACctaaatttgattttgatgacTAG
- a CDS encoding hypothetical protein (NECATOR_CHRI.G333.T1) — protein sequence MGLGTDSNQNEAERPLLLLLKGRVYDVAQFASKHPGGEKVLKKLAGEDVDEFMRGERRILGVKHEHSEAAYQMMEKYDVENFQKDDPTLDSKRGVLTRVGNLGSNYWMWIHQPYEGTLRLFDSDFLESLTRTSWWVVPTVWLPIVTVFSFFALSDMYNQWGLYNGALMWASCFITGVLTWTLIEYILHRWVFHWKPNPESRRQIVLHFLLHGLHHKTPMDGDRLVFPPAPAAIIVAFFYVIYSNILPWHIFCAFGSGKLFGYIGYDMIHYYLHHGSPRPLTNLHYRKVYHHNHHFKDFDAGFGISTSLWDYVFHTVGMGPL from the exons ATGGGGTTGGGAACGGACTCCAACCAGAATGAGGCTGAGAGaccacttcttcttcttctgaaagGTCGTGTTTATGATGTTGCTCAGTTTGCTTCAAAGCACCCTGGTGGAGAAAAG GTGTTGAAAAAATTAGCTGGCGAAGATGTTGATGAATTTATGCGAGGCGAACGTCGCATCCTTGGTGTGAAACACGAGCATTCGGAAGCAGCCTACCAAATGATGGAGAAGTATGACGTGGAGAACTTTCAAAAG GATGATCCAACTCTGGATTCTAAGCGTGGCGTACTGACGAGGGTTGGAAATTTGGGTTCCAATTATTGGATGTGGATTCATCAACCTTATGAAGGGACACTCAG GTTGTTCGATTCTGATTTTCTGGAGTCACTCACTCGTACCTCTTGGTGGGTTGTTCCAACAGTATGGCTACCAATTGTGACTGTGTTTAGCTTCTTCGCGTTATCCGATATGTACAACCAATGGG GATTATATAATGGTGCTCTTATGTGGGCAAGTTGTTTCATTACTGGTGTTTTGACATGGACTCTTATCGAATACATACTCCATCGTTGGGTGTTCCACTGGAAACCCAATCCAGAATCACGACGACAAATTGTGTTGCATTTTCTTCTACATG GACTGCATCATAAAACTCCCATGGATGGTGACCGTTTAGTGTTTCCTCCAGCTCCTGCCGCAATAATTGTTGCATTTTTCTATGTGATTTACTCGAATATACTGCCTTG GCACATTTTCTGCGCATTTGGTAGTGGAAAACTGTTTGGTTACATTGGATACGATATGATTCACTATTATCTTCATCATGGAAGTCCACGTCCGCTCACAAACTTGCACTACAGGAAGGTCTATCATCACAATCAtcatttcaaggatttcgatGCAG GTTTTGGAATCTCCACCTCATTATGGGACTACGTCTTCCACACAGTTGGAATGGGCCCACTTTAA